agcaccagatatacagaaaacgtccagaaggggcgctgtggctcaagtggtagagtgctagccttgagcaaaaagaagccagggacggtgctcaggccctgagtccaagccccaggactggcaaaaaaaaataaataataataatggacacCACCCTTATATATATGGGCTTATAAATACAAATGTAACAAGTAGAATGAGTGTGAGCACAAGGAGAATATTATTGGCATTTATTATTGGTTATTTACTGGTATGTCTAATGCTAATTTCCTGCTTCACTTTGTGTCACAAgcacagtaaaagaaaaacatgattttGCAAGCTACAATTATAATAGAGAGAAGTGATTAAAAGTAGCAGGAACTGTTGTCATCATGAGTTTGAAGTGTGGTTTTAAGTACACATTCTGGCAATTATCACAGTTCCAATTATCATTAGGAGTTGTCCCTTACCTAGCACACCTGCATTTATTAAACATGAACCTGCCAATGAGGTACATAGTCATGTTACACTTTACCAGGTAAATATTCAGTCGTGGAGGTAGGGAGGTGGGTTCAATTTGTTGAAGAACCATAAAAAGAAATTTTGCCTTTGCACTATTTAATTCTGATCCTCTTAAACGTATCATTTATCTATACCACTTCAGGTAAGGTTTTGTTTATATGATTTAATTTTCCAAGTTGTATAATTTATGACAAATCTATTTCTCCTAGGTTTGTCATGCATACTCTACCTTTCCCTCTTATAACACATCAAACAGTATTTCTGCTAAGAATCTTAAATTTATGAACGCAAATTATGATCCCGTTGTGCCACATAGTTTTATTCAAACAATTTGAGGATCACACAGGTGATCGTAATTTGCTTTCATAAAGACACAGAAGGAAGTTGTGGTAGAACTAAAGCAGTacagcagcagccttgagtgaaaaagctaagcaagaacacaaggctccgagttcaagcccagaaccggCATAAAGtcatataaaattttgaaaagcattttttttttttttttttttttttttttttttttgccagtcctgggccttggactccgggcctgagcactgtccctggcttctgcccgctcaaggctagcactctgccacttgagccacagcgccgcttctggccgttttctgtatatgtggtgctggggaatcgaacctagggcctcgtgtatccgaggcaggcactcttgccactaggctatatccccagccccattgaaaAGCATTTTTGACTACTAAAAAAGTGACTACTTTTAACGTTCTGaaagtagaatttttttgttaaaagGATATGCTAACCAACTACCACTGTCTCTTCTGAATGTTAGTGTTACcttgagaggaagaagaaaggatggcATTTTACTCTAACCTAACCCATAAAATAACATTTGCCAGGTAGAACACACatcatttactttttctcttaTTAGCACAAGAAATGATTCTATCACATTTGTTACTAGTCACAAACCAATAAAGTCTCTGAAAATAGTATATGAGCGACATATTTTCAATCAAAAATGTTTATTGTAAAAAAAAGGaccttgaaaaattatttttctttaaaaaaaagcaacattGATTTCACAAGTGTCCAAGTTGTATATAGACATAGCTATAGACAACATCTTACTTTCATACAAAACTCATTCAATcatacaaaaataaacacaaatttacATTGACTCATCAACTACACAGTTAATTAAAGCAGGCACTTGGAGGGGTGTTGTATTATTGCATCTGTCATGCACATTTAAAATGGTTTTGGTGCATCACCGAATGTCTCGGACTCTTCTCTTGCACTTACTCCCGTCTTTACTGAATTGTATAAAAGTCATTGCAATTCTTTCACCAAGTAAGACATGGCGCATGCACCAGGAATGTTCAAAccgctcctccttccctcttctcccaagGCAcatattggcaaaaataaaacaaaaggaagcaaaacaaaaatactctTAATACATtctcttgggttttttttctcgttcttattttttttttcctctcttaaaaatacagtttaaagcaTGGTAGGTAATTTTATAAAGGCGTTAATTCCATGATGGCAAGCCAGACATCAGACAAGGAATGAAGTAAACTTGGAATACTTTATAAGGCACCTGAGATCTAGTCTGGCAGATTCTCTCCCTACGGGAAATTCTATtacaaactctattacaaagcaataCTGTTCTTTTCAGTTGAAATGTTTTGGCAGCAATGTAAATCTTTGCATTCTTTTTCTGTACGGAAAGATGCAATGTGCTTTTCACTTCGTCTTTGAAGAGAAAGGTTCTTGTAGCTTCTCAATCTAGctgtcagcaaaaaaaaagacagtaattTTCAACTTCACATGGAAAGGATGATCTTTCAACGCATGGGTTTCGTGCTCTtgcagcttgtgtgtgtgtgtgtacatgtgtgtctaTACATATTATTTGGTTGGTAAGCACAAGAGAAAATGCCTTTGGACTTTTACTTGTCATTTGGTGTCGGAGTGGAGAAATGCATTTGTTCGAGTAAACATATGTTGCATCAATGAGCTACGCAGCAGCCAGATTCCTCGTGTTTGTGCAGAAGAGACATTCTGGAGAAGGTTTTGGAGCAGTTTTTGCACTGGTATTTCTTTACATCGGAATGGGTCTGCAGATGAGCCCTCAGGTTCGACCTGTCTGCAAATGCTCTGTTGCAGTGAGGGCAAGAAAAAGGTTTCtcccctgggggggcgggggggggggagagaaaaaaaaaaggtaagtcaGCACTTCTCGAGAAAATATGAATTTGAGTCATGTTAATAAACATCCATCCTATCCTGCCCGAGAATGGAAAgggtaaagataacaaaaatgtaCTAAGACCCTTAGAGAGAAAAGAACGCAAAGGGACAAAGCCTGACTACATTCCCCACGGCTGGTACTTCTAGTCACATCTGGCCCTTTAAGATAAGTTCCACAACGGAACAGGAATCACAGCCCGAGTGGCATGTGCGACGGCAGTTGTGCAGGGGTAATCCGTGGAGTTGTGGGACTTTCTcctgctcaggctctgtgtgagCAGGTGCAGCTGGCTGCAGACACCTCCCAACACCCCACCATgggtccccctctccctctttctgtccTCTGCCTCAGGCGGCTGGAAGGCCTTCCCTCCGGCAACATGATGGTGTgtggctttcctttttttcttttttttaaagaaaaagaaaaccagcagcAAGAAAACGAAAAAGACACCGATCAAATTCAGTTCCCACTCGCTCTCCAACTCCCTCACGGGCCCGGTCACAATGGGAAGTCCCCGAGAACTATAGGAGAAGCCTCTATTTGCCCAATCCATCGACCGCGCCGAGGGCAGCCTTTGTATTGGCTGACCCCGAGGGGGCAGTTTCACAGAGCACACACATTGGGTCGGGCACATCTCTCCTGATTTCCCCTAACTGATCTTTGAGACCAAACCACCCGGGATCTGCTTTCCAAAGTCTACACGAGCTCTTTGCATGCAGTCTCCGGAGCAGAGGTTGCCATTAGCAGGAAGCAGAGCCCTTTGGGAGGCCCCGACGGGCGTCTGAGTGGTCAGGAAGTAGGCCTCCCTGATGAACGGCCGCGGGAAGAACCATGTCACCAGGACTTCATCATGCCAGCCCAcccggcccccccctcccccgggcgggCGCAGGGGTGGCGTCTCACCGGTGTGCGTGCGAATGTGTCCTTGCAGCAGCCAGGGTCTGGAGAAGGCCTTGCCGCAGATCTTGCAGACGCAGGGCAACGTGTGGGTCCGAATGTGCATCTTGAGGGCGCCCAGGCTCACGTACTCCTTGTCACAGTACTTGCAGCTGAAGGACTTGCGGGCCTGGGCGTCGCAGTGCAGCTGCTTGTGCTTGGCCAGCCCCGAGAAGGTGGAATAGGTCTTGGTGCACAGGTGGCACTGGAACTTCTCCGCCTCGACGGCGTGCGGGTCCGACAGCTTGGGCTGCAGCCGCTCCTCCTCGTCGCTGACGGGGCTCTCCGAGCCGCTGTGGTCCTTGGACGAGGTGTCGGAGGGCGGCGGCGGGCTCACCCGGCCCAGGGCGGCCGCCGAGGGGAAGCCGGCCAGCGGGGAGAGGCCGCCGGGCACCGCGGGGCGGAAGGGCGCCGTGGCGGTCCACACGGTGAGGGGGCTGTAGGCCCCCGAGCTGAGCACCTCGGGCTTGGGGATGACGGGCATGGGGTAGCTCTCGTAGAGGTACGGAGAGACGATCACtgcgggggaggaagggagggttgaggagggggcgagggagggaggggcgcgcgCGGGCTGCGCTCCGGGCGCCTCCGGGGGGCACGGCGGGCGGCGGCCC
The DNA window shown above is from Perognathus longimembris pacificus isolate PPM17 chromosome 18, ASM2315922v1, whole genome shotgun sequence and carries:
- the Snai2 gene encoding zinc finger protein SNAI2 gives rise to the protein MPRSFLVKKHFNAAKKPNYGELDTHAVIVSPYLYESYPMPVIPKPEVLSSGAYSPLTVWTATAPFRPAVPGGLSPLAGFPSAAALGRVSPPPPSDTSSKDHSGSESPVSDEEERLQPKLSDPHAVEAEKFQCHLCTKTYSTFSGLAKHKQLHCDAQARKSFSCKYCDKEYVSLGALKMHIRTHTLPCVCKICGKAFSRPWLLQGHIRTHTGEKPFSCPHCNRAFADRSNLRAHLQTHSDVKKYQCKNCSKTFSRMSLLHKHEESGCCVAH